The following are encoded together in the Malaya genurostris strain Urasoe2022 chromosome 3, Malgen_1.1, whole genome shotgun sequence genome:
- the LOC131436316 gene encoding transcriptional regulatory protein AlgP, with amino-acid sequence MAPKKPSEKSAGQPAEKKEKKPASAAGSSASGDKPAAEKKPAPEKKSAAEKKPAAEKKPAAEKKPAPEKKAAEKRPAPAETKAPAPEKKKATESKKTPAAAPKTEPKKEAKKGAAGPAAGGTAKKPASAGAAAAGGAAKKPAAAATAAASGAAKKPAAAAKKSTAATAATAKKAADAAAKAKKTAAGDKKAAAKKPAVKKPAAKKGAPAAKKPGTAAAKKPAAPGKKSATGKKPVAGKGAAGKKPVPKKAPATKGDKKAVEAKVQKGAAKARAAALLRAKRTKTKVVKGPFGTALRRIRTSVKFRRPRTLRLPRNPKFPRKSVPTRSRMDAYNIIKYPLTTEAAMKKIEDNNTLVFLIHLRANKNHVKAAVKKLYDIKVSKINTLVRPDGKKKAYVRLARDYDALDIANKIGII; translated from the exons ATGGCTCCGAAGAAACCATCTGAGAAGTCCG cggGCCAACCGGCCGAAAAGAAAGAGAAGAAACCAGCATCTGCTGCTGGCTCCTCGGCATCTGGTGATAAGCCAGCAGCCGAGAAAAAACCAGCTCCGGAAAAAAAGTCTGCAGCTGAGAAAAAACCTGCCGCTGAGAAGAAACCAGCAGCGGAGAAGAAGCCTGCTCCAGAAAAGAAGGCAGCAGAAAAGCGCCCTGCCCCAGCCGAAACTAAAGCACCGGCACCTGAGAAAAAGAAGGCTACCGAGAGCAAGAAGACCCCGGCCGCTGCTCCGAAAACCGAACCTAAGAAGGAGGCCAAAAAGGGAGCTGCCGGTCCTGCTGCTGGTGGAACTGCCAAAAAACCTGCCTCCGCCGGTGCAGCTGCTGCTGGTGGGGCTGCCAAGAAGCCTGCCGCTGccgctactgctgctgcttccGGGGCAGCTAAAAAACCTGCTGCGGCCGCGAAAAAATCAACAGCCGCAACCGCAGCTACTGCGAAGAAAGCTGCTGATGCCGCTGCCAAGGCCAAGAAGACGGCTGCTGGGGACAAGAAGGCAGCCGCGAAGAAGCCAGCAGTCAAGAAACCAGCTGCAAAGAAGGGAGCACCGGCTGCCAAGAAACCAGGTACCGCTGCGGCCAAGAAGCCGGCAGCCCCTGGCAAGAAGTCGGCGACTGGCAAGAAACCTGTGGCTGGAAAGGGAGCTGCTGGTAAGAAGCCAGTCCCCAAGAAGGCTCCTGCTACCAAGGGTGACAAGAAGGCCGTCGAGGCTAAAGTGCAGAAGGGAGCCGCTAAGGCTCgtgctgccgctctgctaagaGCCAAGAGAACCAAGACCAAG gttgtCAAGGGTCCTTTCGGAACGGCACTCCGTAGAATTCGCACTTCGGTTAAATTCCGTCGTCCACGTACCTTGCGTCTACCGCGTAACCCGAAGTTCCCCAGGAAATCGGTACCTACCCGTAGCCG CATGGATGCTTACAACATTATCAAGTACCCATTGACGACAGAGGCAGCGATGAAGAAGATCGAGGACAACAATACGCTAGTGTTCCTGATTCATCTGCGGGCCAACAAAAATCACGTCAAGGCCGCGGTGAAGAAGCTGTATGACATCAAGGTATCCAAGATCAACACCTTGGTACGACCGGACGGCAAGAAGAAGGCTTACGTGCGGTTGGCTCGTGACTACGACGCGCTGGATATCGCCAACAAGATCGGAATCATTTAA